A single region of the Cloacibacillus sp. genome encodes:
- a CDS encoding prepilin peptidase — MSFVPAHIFREYDIRGIADAELTDEHVFLIGRAFGTWLMRRGSWAVAMAVCGMLLRAAHGWPGLLDGLFGALAGFGVIGAIIVASRGRMGLGDAVLMLGIGAFMGFKLTLLSLYLGFMCGGLVVIPLLLAKRVTRKTAVPLGPFLCVGMVLSMLFGSKILPYLGYITQWPWNIF; from the coding sequence ATGAGTTTTGTCCCCGCGCACATCTTTCGCGAATATGATATAAGAGGCATTGCAGATGCCGAGCTCACCGACGAGCACGTATTTCTCATCGGCAGGGCCTTTGGCACCTGGCTCATGCGCCGCGGCTCATGGGCGGTGGCGATGGCGGTCTGCGGCATGCTGCTGCGCGCAGCCCACGGCTGGCCGGGGCTGCTGGACGGCCTCTTTGGCGCGCTAGCGGGATTCGGGGTGATCGGGGCGATAATCGTGGCGAGCCGCGGCCGGATGGGGCTCGGCGACGCGGTGCTGATGCTAGGCATCGGCGCTTTCATGGGCTTCAAGCTGACGCTTCTCTCTCTCTATCTCGGCTTTATGTGCGGCGGCCTCGTGGTGATCCCCCTGCTGCTCGCGAAGAGGGTGACACGCAAAACAGCGGTGCCGCTGGGGCCTTTTCTCTGCGTGGGAATGGTCCTCTCTATGCTATTTGGGAGTAAAATACTGCCATATCTGGGGTATATCACACAGTGGCCATGGAATATTTTTTAG
- the cas5c gene encoding type I-C CRISPR-associated protein Cas5c, whose translation MEFHDPVYCLEVWGDYACFTRPELKVERVSYDIITPSSARMIFQTVFWKPAIRWQVERIDLLNPIRWISVRRNETAKLCSPNVKSFYIEEVRQQKSGLFLRDVRYRIFARQIYLPPDKRPQAKKAISEEFYDMEERETNRRDENPGKYHAMFERRAKKGQCLFQPYLGCREFSCYFKLIAEAAAEAPPIRETRDLGLMLYDMDYSDEADITPMFFRAQMKDGTVLVPQPESEMIYR comes from the coding sequence ATGGAATTTCATGATCCTGTCTATTGTCTGGAAGTATGGGGAGATTACGCCTGCTTTACGCGTCCGGAGCTTAAAGTTGAACGCGTCAGCTATGACATAATAACACCGTCTTCCGCGAGGATGATTTTTCAGACTGTATTTTGGAAACCGGCGATCAGATGGCAGGTCGAAAGGATTGATCTGCTAAATCCTATACGCTGGATATCTGTCAGACGGAATGAAACGGCAAAGCTGTGTTCTCCTAATGTAAAAAGTTTCTACATTGAGGAGGTGCGGCAACAGAAGTCGGGGCTTTTTCTGCGGGATGTTAGATACAGGATTTTCGCGAGGCAGATATATCTTCCCCCGGATAAACGGCCGCAGGCTAAAAAAGCGATCAGCGAGGAATTCTATGATATGGAGGAGCGTGAGACTAACCGCAGAGACGAGAATCCCGGAAAGTACCATGCTATGTTTGAAAGAAGAGCGAAAAAGGGGCAATGCCTCTTCCAGCCATACTTGGGATGCCGTGAATTCAGCTGTTACTTCAAGCTTATAGCGGAAGCCGCGGCAGAGGCGCCTCCGATACGAGAAACGCGGGATCTGGGTCTGATGCTCTACGATATGGATTACAGCGACGAGGCCGATATCACGCCGATGTTTTTCAGAGCGCAGATGAAGGACGGTACAGTCCTTGTGCCGCAGCCTGAGAGTGAGATGATATACAGATGA
- a CDS encoding phosphomannomutase/phosphoglucomutase — protein MSFVPAHIFREYDIRGIADAELTDEHVFLIGRAFGTWLMRRGVTAATLGGDARLSTPRIKAAAARGLNAAGVNVTDIGLVSTPTFYWSLYRFDVGGGIMVTGSHNPKEFNGLKVAYDKATLWGDDIQSIYKMIEADDMAEAERPGSCKSADINAEYIDMLVSKITLGPRKPKIVCDSGNGTGGLYAPEFLRRIGCEVTELYSTPDGHFPNHHPDPTKRENLPALIAAVKESGADFGVGFDGDSDRIGVVDNNGEVIWGDRLMALYWSEILPKHPGALAICEVKSSMALPETVERLGGRPIWWNAGHSLVKAKMREEHALFSGEVSGHMFFADEYFGYDDAFYAAGRLARIISNTDKTLTELMAAIPIYPSTIETRYDCPDDVKFGVVERVKEEALAEKLETITVDGVRIIYRDGWGLVRPSNTQPVLVARCEGRTEEALDEITKDMKRRLLAAGSPDFEWGY, from the coding sequence ATGAGTTTTGTCCCCGCGCACATCTTTCGCGAATATGATATAAGAGGCATTGCAGATGCCGAGCTCACCGACGAGCACGTATTTCTCATCGGCAGGGCCTTTGGCACCTGGCTCATGCGCCGCGGCGTCACCGCGGCCACCCTTGGCGGAGACGCGAGGCTTTCCACCCCGCGCATAAAGGCCGCCGCCGCACGCGGACTCAACGCGGCGGGCGTCAACGTCACCGACATCGGGCTCGTCTCGACACCGACCTTTTACTGGAGCCTCTATCGCTTCGACGTCGGCGGCGGCATCATGGTGACCGGCAGCCACAACCCGAAGGAGTTCAACGGACTGAAGGTCGCCTACGATAAGGCCACGCTGTGGGGCGACGACATCCAGTCGATATACAAAATGATAGAGGCCGACGACATGGCTGAGGCGGAGAGGCCGGGCAGCTGTAAGAGCGCCGACATCAACGCCGAATACATCGACATGCTCGTTTCAAAGATAACCCTCGGTCCGCGCAAACCCAAAATAGTCTGCGACTCCGGCAACGGCACCGGCGGCCTTTATGCGCCGGAGTTCCTGCGCCGCATCGGCTGCGAGGTGACGGAGCTCTACAGCACGCCAGACGGACACTTCCCCAACCACCATCCTGACCCGACTAAGCGCGAGAACCTCCCGGCGCTGATCGCCGCGGTGAAGGAGAGCGGCGCGGACTTCGGCGTCGGCTTTGACGGCGACTCCGACCGCATAGGCGTGGTGGACAACAACGGCGAGGTCATCTGGGGCGACCGCCTGATGGCGCTCTACTGGAGCGAGATACTGCCGAAGCATCCCGGCGCGCTGGCCATCTGCGAGGTAAAGAGCTCGATGGCGCTGCCGGAGACGGTGGAAAGGCTCGGAGGCCGTCCGATTTGGTGGAACGCGGGACACTCACTCGTCAAGGCGAAGATGCGCGAAGAACACGCCCTTTTCTCCGGCGAGGTCTCCGGCCACATGTTCTTCGCCGACGAATATTTCGGCTATGACGACGCCTTCTACGCCGCGGGACGGCTGGCGCGAATCATCTCAAACACGGACAAGACGCTCACCGAGCTGATGGCGGCCATCCCCATCTACCCCTCGACGATCGAGACGCGCTACGACTGCCCCGACGACGTCAAATTCGGCGTCGTCGAGCGTGTGAAGGAGGAGGCTCTCGCGGAAAAACTTGAGACGATCACCGTTGACGGCGTGCGGATAATATACCGCGACGGCTGGGGGCTCGTGCGCCCCTCAAACACCCAGCCGGTGCTCGTCGCGCGCTGCGAGGGACGTACCGAAGAGGCTCTGGACGAGATAACAAAGGACATGAAGCGGCGTCTGCTGGCGGCGGGAAGTCCCGATTTCGAGTGGGGCTACTAA
- a CDS encoding A24 family peptidase: MVGGIYIFLGFCLGAALGSFANAAAMRTVAEKKWWGRERSVCDSCGRVLSSCDLIPVISFVVLQGRCRSCRAPIPLRHFTAELSCGALAALFTWRFGLTPALAFAGASLPFLAFNTLTDLETGYIYDSWAVAMAVCGMLLRAAHGWPGLLDGLFGALAGFGVIGAIIVASRGRMGLGDAVLMLGIGAFMGFKLTLLSLYLGFMCGGLVVIPLLLAKRVTRKTAVPLGPFLCVGMVLSMLFGSKILPYLGYITQWPWNIF; encoded by the coding sequence ATGGTCGGCGGTATTTATATATTTCTGGGCTTCTGTCTTGGCGCGGCCCTCGGTTCTTTCGCAAACGCGGCGGCAATGCGCACGGTGGCGGAGAAAAAATGGTGGGGACGGGAACGTTCGGTCTGTGACAGCTGCGGGCGGGTGCTCTCTTCCTGCGATCTGATTCCCGTCATCTCTTTCGTCGTCCTTCAGGGACGGTGCCGCAGCTGCCGCGCGCCGATTCCGCTGCGCCACTTTACGGCGGAACTCTCATGCGGCGCGCTCGCGGCGCTTTTTACTTGGCGTTTCGGACTGACGCCCGCTCTCGCCTTTGCCGGAGCTTCACTCCCCTTCCTGGCCTTCAATACGCTGACGGACCTCGAAACAGGTTACATTTACGACTCATGGGCGGTGGCGATGGCGGTCTGCGGCATGCTGCTGCGCGCAGCCCACGGCTGGCCGGGGCTGCTGGACGGCCTCTTTGGCGCGCTAGCGGGATTCGGGGTGATCGGGGCGATAATCGTGGCGAGCCGCGGCCGGATGGGGCTCGGCGACGCGGTGCTGATGCTAGGCATCGGCGCTTTCATGGGCTTCAAGCTGACGCTTCTCTCTCTCTATCTCGGCTTTATGTGCGGCGGCCTCGTGGTGATCCCCCTGCTGCTCGCGAAGAGGGTGACACGCAAAACAGCGGTGCCGCTGGGGCCTTTTCTCTGCGTGGGAATGGTCCTCTCTATGCTATTTGGGAGTAAAATACTGCCATATCTGGGGTATATCACACAGTGGCCATGGAATATTTTTTAG
- a CDS encoding CRISPR-associated endonuclease Cas3'', translating into MEYLAHISGDLTRTQPLDEHLTNTAKTASQFAAAMGESACAYMIGILHDQGKYRNSWMCYLKKASGYDPSIPDELCERGTHSTAGAAWLLNNMSQPESLLLSYTILGHHAGLPDFYDGCGESLTSRLFEDGILKAGLLEEINFGEVKIPEVVFPSQKIAEMQDEYKHLWVRLIFSSLVDSDYLDTEKFMDNDVNAARGTRATLAQLKERFDSFMESKCASASQTQVNKIRAEILKQCILAARGPAGFYSLTVPTGGGKTLSAMAFALEHALKNNKRRVIMAIPYTSIIEQTAKTYKYGTDDDEKIKIMKERGEFLFGEENVLEHHSNIDPDKELYMNFLASQNWDAPVVVTTNVQLFESLLAAKPSRCRKLHNLAHSVIILDEAQKIPAEYLHPVLSVLKGLVKYFGVTVLFCTATQPALTGQIGSSNTCIEGISGCTEIIKDPVRLYEDLKRVEYMVYKNDINVRSSWEEIAEELKKVSQVLCIVNKRRDCRELMKYMPEGTIQLSGLMCGEEISSIITEIKQLLKEGRPVRVVSTQLIEAGVDLDFPEVWRALAQLDSIVQAAGRANREGRLKDDSGNPRLGRVVVFNPESEPFGEIKIGAQITSSLARKADYFDSLSAGSFNLYFKKFYAEHQKLDKCDYEKLLVDETDCGRFQFRSFAEEFKLIDTSGQKTVFVPFADGEKLICQLREGHPDRRLMCRLQRFSVNIPVCLFNDIYQKGGIEVVNNYYVLNNGFYEPGKGVLMGEFYNYDDHNFIY; encoded by the coding sequence ATGGAATATCTTGCTCATATATCCGGTGACTTGACGCGAACGCAGCCTTTGGATGAGCACTTGACGAACACGGCAAAGACCGCCTCGCAATTTGCTGCTGCGATGGGCGAATCTGCATGCGCATATATGATAGGGATACTGCATGATCAAGGTAAGTACCGCAATTCATGGATGTGTTATTTAAAAAAGGCCTCCGGATATGATCCCTCAATTCCTGACGAATTGTGTGAACGTGGCACGCATTCCACCGCCGGAGCCGCTTGGCTGTTAAATAATATGTCACAACCGGAATCTCTGCTTCTTTCATACACAATTCTTGGCCATCACGCCGGGCTTCCGGATTTTTATGATGGCTGCGGGGAGAGTCTGACGTCAAGGCTTTTCGAAGATGGTATATTAAAGGCAGGGCTTCTTGAAGAGATAAATTTCGGCGAAGTAAAGATCCCGGAGGTCGTCTTTCCCTCTCAAAAAATTGCGGAAATGCAGGATGAATATAAGCATCTTTGGGTCAGGCTGATCTTTTCATCTTTGGTGGACTCGGATTATTTAGACACCGAGAAGTTCATGGATAACGATGTAAATGCGGCAAGGGGCACGCGTGCCACGCTTGCACAGCTCAAAGAGAGGTTTGACTCTTTTATGGAGTCCAAATGCGCTTCCGCATCGCAGACCCAGGTCAATAAGATTAGAGCGGAGATACTTAAGCAATGTATTTTGGCCGCTAGGGGTCCTGCGGGTTTTTATTCGCTGACTGTTCCCACCGGAGGCGGCAAAACTCTTTCTGCGATGGCTTTTGCATTGGAACATGCCCTGAAAAATAATAAGCGGCGCGTCATAATGGCCATTCCATACACCAGCATTATAGAACAGACTGCCAAAACTTATAAATACGGAACCGATGACGATGAAAAAATAAAAATAATGAAGGAGCGCGGCGAATTTCTTTTTGGAGAAGAAAATGTGCTGGAACATCACAGCAATATTGACCCGGATAAAGAGCTTTATATGAATTTCCTCGCCTCACAGAATTGGGATGCTCCGGTGGTGGTGACGACCAATGTCCAGCTCTTTGAATCACTTCTTGCCGCGAAGCCTTCCCGCTGCCGCAAGCTTCATAATCTTGCGCATAGTGTCATTATTTTAGACGAGGCTCAGAAGATCCCGGCGGAGTATCTGCATCCGGTATTGTCGGTCCTTAAGGGACTGGTGAAATACTTTGGCGTCACGGTCCTCTTCTGTACAGCCACACAACCGGCACTTACCGGCCAGATTGGTTCATCCAATACATGTATTGAGGGTATCAGCGGGTGTACTGAGATCATAAAGGACCCTGTACGGCTATATGAAGATCTGAAGCGTGTAGAGTATATGGTCTATAAAAACGATATAAATGTCAGATCTTCATGGGAAGAGATTGCTGAAGAGCTGAAAAAAGTTTCGCAGGTGTTGTGTATAGTAAATAAACGCCGAGACTGCCGCGAGTTAATGAAATATATGCCTGAGGGAACAATACAGCTTTCAGGGCTAATGTGCGGCGAAGAGATAAGCTCCATTATTACTGAAATAAAGCAGCTCCTTAAAGAGGGCAGACCTGTGCGTGTTGTCTCAACACAGCTCATTGAGGCTGGCGTGGATTTAGATTTTCCCGAGGTTTGGCGCGCTCTTGCCCAGCTGGATTCAATTGTTCAGGCGGCTGGGCGAGCCAACAGGGAGGGAAGGTTAAAAGATGATTCCGGTAACCCCAGACTTGGCAGAGTCGTTGTTTTCAATCCCGAGTCGGAACCTTTCGGTGAGATAAAGATTGGGGCGCAGATAACGTCCAGCTTGGCGCGCAAAGCCGACTATTTTGATTCCCTATCTGCCGGTTCTTTTAATTTGTATTTCAAAAAATTCTATGCGGAGCACCAAAAACTTGATAAATGTGACTATGAAAAGCTGCTTGTCGATGAAACGGACTGCGGCAGGTTCCAGTTCAGGAGTTTTGCGGAGGAGTTTAAGCTCATTGATACCTCCGGACAAAAAACTGTTTTTGTTCCCTTTGCCGATGGCGAAAAACTGATCTGCCAGCTGCGCGAAGGACATCCGGACCGCAGACTGATGTGCCGGCTGCAGCGTTTCTCAGTAAACATTCCCGTCTGTCTTTTTAACGATATCTATCAGAAAGGAGGCATCGAGGTCGTAAATAATTATTATGTTTTAAACAACGGTTTTTATGAACCCGGTAAGGGGGTGCTTATGGGCGAATTCTATAACTATGACGACCATAACTTTATCTATTGA
- a CDS encoding 2-hydroxymuconate tautomerase yields the protein MPIVMVNIKEGRTVEQKRAMVTGMTKVVSETMDVPQSAVRIIINEMKGENFAIAGTLVCDAPAK from the coding sequence ATGCCGATCGTTATGGTAAACATCAAAGAGGGGCGCACCGTGGAGCAGAAGCGCGCGATGGTGACGGGTATGACGAAGGTCGTCAGCGAAACGATGGACGTGCCGCAGAGCGCCGTGCGCATCATCATCAACGAGATGAAAGGGGAAAACTTCGCGATCGCCGGCACGCTGGTCTGTGACGCTCCCGCGAAATAG
- a CDS encoding Ig-like domain-containing protein, producing the protein MGAARNAPALTSADVVYYGSYPQSGTSPDFKVEPILWRVLDTGGGQSLLLSELILDAGIAFNPDVDRDDPYASWWSESQIRLFLNGREYEPSVSADVTGIKVTNPKGYFFYEKAFSVGEGGGIIKDKVDNSVRYNYHTKFDAGPETEDKIFLLSYADVDQDPSNENPDKALGKKYGFDSYESHIAEATDYYLWQPGFNHKDEESGKTYGVWWLRSPGYYTYSESYLYYLGYIYDNYVNGKVLGIRPAFRLNLGCLLFTSPAAGGKQDGLTASLHKQSYTSDDKGKYEHKLTLATNTYKLMSADVTSGKITAASVDVTYSGASTGAGYYLATSVTSGDRALYYGRIKSLEAAADKNGTVTFVIPEYHDGEEVYIFVEGRNNNGDYKTDFASVPICIAGSGRTIKPLSKDVAEPRPDTDSITVNPSALTIVKGYDKKLTVSFAPEGALEEVAWSSNKPDFAAVDPVTGVVSALKAGSAEVTAKTKTSCEEASCTVTVIEKPLNPALILTPAAMTVSRGMTEKITAVFQDITEQPLTWSSSDPTVATVDKEGKVTAKSEGTCVIMAATEDGAYSASCEVKVTAAHHGGGSGGCSTAGFGMFALLISMPLLFRKSAGRK; encoded by the coding sequence TTGGGCGCGGCGCGGAACGCCCCGGCGCTGACGAGCGCGGACGTCGTATATTACGGCAGCTATCCGCAGAGCGGGACCTCGCCTGACTTCAAGGTTGAGCCTATACTTTGGCGCGTGCTCGATACGGGCGGTGGACAGTCGCTGCTGCTCTCGGAACTGATACTTGACGCGGGGATAGCATTCAACCCAGATGTCGACCGCGATGATCCTTACGCTTCATGGTGGAGCGAATCGCAGATTCGTCTCTTCCTCAACGGGAGAGAATATGAGCCGTCGGTCTCCGCGGACGTGACGGGAATAAAGGTGACAAACCCGAAAGGCTATTTCTTTTACGAAAAAGCCTTTAGCGTGGGTGAAGGCGGCGGGATAATAAAAGATAAGGTAGACAACAGTGTAAGATATAATTACCATACCAAATTTGACGCAGGCCCGGAGACGGAGGATAAAATATTCCTCCTCTCTTACGCCGATGTCGATCAGGACCCAAGTAATGAAAATCCTGATAAGGCGCTGGGTAAGAAATACGGCTTTGACAGTTACGAGTCGCACATAGCGGAAGCTACCGATTACTATTTGTGGCAGCCAGGCTTCAATCATAAGGATGAGGAAAGTGGCAAAACGTATGGCGTTTGGTGGCTTCGCTCTCCCGGCTACTACACCTACTCTGAGTCCTACCTCTATTATCTCGGCTACATCTACGATAACTACGTCAACGGTAAGGTGCTCGGTATTCGTCCAGCTTTCCGTTTAAATCTCGGTTGTCTGCTCTTTACCTCCCCCGCCGCGGGCGGAAAACAGGATGGCCTCACCGCCTCGCTCCATAAACAGAGCTACACCTCCGACGATAAAGGAAAATACGAACACAAACTGACCCTCGCTACAAACACCTACAAACTCATGTCGGCAGACGTGACCTCTGGAAAGATAACCGCCGCCAGCGTCGACGTGACCTATTCCGGGGCCTCCACCGGCGCGGGCTACTACCTCGCCACCTCCGTCACGAGCGGCGACCGTGCCCTATACTACGGACGGATAAAGAGCCTTGAGGCCGCCGCCGACAAAAACGGAACCGTCACCTTCGTCATCCCCGAATACCACGACGGCGAAGAGGTCTACATTTTCGTCGAGGGCCGTAATAACAACGGCGACTATAAGACTGACTTCGCGAGCGTGCCGATCTGTATCGCGGGAAGCGGCAGGACGATAAAACCGCTCTCCAAAGACGTGGCAGAGCCACGCCCGGATACCGATTCCATAACTGTAAATCCCTCGGCGCTGACCATCGTAAAGGGTTATGACAAAAAACTCACGGTCTCCTTTGCGCCCGAGGGAGCGCTGGAGGAGGTAGCCTGGAGCAGCAACAAACCTGACTTTGCCGCCGTCGACCCCGTGACGGGAGTCGTCAGCGCGCTGAAGGCGGGGAGCGCGGAGGTCACGGCGAAGACGAAGACGAGCTGCGAAGAGGCCTCCTGTACCGTCACGGTGATTGAAAAACCGCTGAATCCCGCTCTGATCCTCACGCCCGCGGCGATGACGGTCAGCAGGGGTATGACGGAAAAGATAACCGCCGTTTTTCAGGATATAACCGAACAGCCGCTGACCTGGAGCAGCAGCGACCCGACAGTCGCCACGGTGGACAAAGAGGGTAAGGTTACCGCCAAAAGCGAAGGAACATGCGTGATAATGGCGGCCACCGAAGACGGCGCATACAGTGCCTCCTGCGAGGTGAAAGTGACGGCGGCGCACCACGGCGGCGGCTCAGGCGGCTGCAGTACCGCCGGGTTTGGCATGTTCGCGCTGCTCATATCGATGCCGCTCCTCTTTAGAAAAAGCGCGGGCCGTAAATAA
- a CDS encoding nitroreductase family protein — protein sequence MKKILSLTAALLLAAASAAMAGNIVLVEPDKTGGPSVMEAIAGRASAEQKAFSNEELSLKELSTILWAATGKNREPKGWTVPMAMGREPYVSVYVLLKSGGYLYNWEKNALMQQTTEKELTSRAVTQDYAKSAPCILVFVSKGTMNVDNYNYIATGAMSQNVYLAAEALGLKTRFLASFNKVNIEAALMLGPIMKITGVMVVGRQ from the coding sequence ATGAAAAAGATACTATCGCTCACCGCGGCGCTCCTGCTTGCCGCCGCCTCCGCCGCGATGGCGGGCAACATCGTTCTGGTAGAGCCGGATAAAACCGGCGGCCCCTCCGTTATGGAGGCGATCGCCGGCCGGGCCTCGGCCGAGCAGAAGGCTTTCTCCAATGAAGAGCTCTCGCTGAAGGAGCTTTCCACGATCCTCTGGGCGGCGACGGGCAAAAACCGCGAGCCCAAGGGCTGGACTGTGCCGATGGCGATGGGCCGCGAGCCCTACGTCTCCGTATATGTGCTGCTCAAGAGCGGCGGCTATCTTTACAACTGGGAGAAGAACGCCCTGATGCAGCAGACCACGGAAAAGGAGCTGACAAGCCGCGCCGTGACGCAGGACTATGCCAAGAGCGCCCCCTGCATCCTGGTCTTCGTCAGCAAGGGCACTATGAACGTCGATAATTACAATTACATCGCCACCGGCGCGATGTCACAGAACGTCTACCTCGCCGCCGAGGCGCTCGGTCTCAAAACCCGCTTCCTCGCCTCCTTCAATAAGGTAAACATCGAGGCGGCGCTGATGCTCGGCCCGATTATGAAGATAACGGGCGTCATGGTGGTCGGCAGACAGTAA
- a CDS encoding GGGtGRT protein: MANFEGYDRRIDKINAFLAGIGFECIDETRELCLEKGIDVAAIVRGIQPIAFDNAVWAYTLGAANAIKSGTKTAAAAAEKIGEGLQAFCVPGSVADQRKVGLGHGNLAAMLLHENTKCFCFLAGHESFAAAEGAIGIARTANKVRKDPLRVILNGLGKDAAYIISRINGFTFVETLYNQYTGELEVTMEKPFSDGDKAKVKCYGANDVNEGVAIMRHEGVDVSITGNSTNPTRFQHPVAGTYKKWAVENGKKYFSVASGGGTGRTLHPDNMAAGPASYGMTDTMGRMHSDAQFAGSSSVPAHVDMMGLIGMGNNPMVGASVAVAVAVEEAMR, encoded by the coding sequence ATGGCAAACTTTGAAGGTTACGACCGCAGGATAGACAAAATAAATGCATTCCTTGCCGGAATCGGCTTCGAGTGCATCGATGAGACACGGGAACTATGCCTGGAAAAGGGAATAGACGTCGCGGCCATCGTGCGCGGCATCCAGCCGATCGCCTTTGACAACGCCGTCTGGGCCTACACCCTCGGCGCGGCGAACGCCATAAAAAGCGGCACGAAGACAGCCGCCGCGGCGGCGGAAAAGATCGGCGAAGGGCTTCAGGCCTTCTGCGTTCCCGGCTCCGTCGCCGACCAGCGCAAAGTCGGCCTCGGCCACGGCAACCTCGCCGCGATGCTGCTGCATGAGAATACAAAATGCTTCTGCTTCCTCGCGGGACACGAGTCCTTCGCCGCCGCGGAGGGGGCCATCGGCATCGCCCGCACGGCAAACAAAGTGCGCAAAGATCCGCTGCGCGTCATCCTCAACGGCCTCGGCAAAGACGCGGCCTACATCATCTCGCGCATCAACGGCTTCACCTTCGTGGAGACGCTCTACAACCAGTACACAGGCGAGCTTGAGGTGACGATGGAAAAACCCTTCTCCGACGGCGACAAGGCGAAAGTCAAATGCTACGGCGCGAATGATGTCAACGAGGGCGTGGCGATCATGCGCCACGAGGGCGTCGACGTCTCCATCACCGGCAATTCGACGAACCCCACGCGCTTCCAGCACCCCGTGGCCGGCACCTACAAAAAATGGGCCGTCGAAAACGGCAAAAAATACTTCTCCGTCGCCTCCGGCGGCGGCACGGGACGCACGCTGCACCCCGACAACATGGCCGCCGGTCCCGCGAGCTACGGCATGACCGACACCATGGGCCGCATGCACAGCGACGCGCAGTTTGCGGGCAGCTCCTCCGTCCCCGCGCATGTCGATATGATGGGCCTTATCGGCATGGGCAACAACCCGATGGTCGGCGCCTCCGTCGCCGTAGCCGTCGCCGTTGAAGAGGCGATGAGGTAA